A DNA window from Daucus carota subsp. sativus chromosome 3, DH1 v3.0, whole genome shotgun sequence contains the following coding sequences:
- the LOC108213860 gene encoding transcription factor RHD6, with the protein MALVKDQRPHDHAQDEKELAHYQQHISSWGMYEFNDGDKSSGGNTNASIITRSSSLSSPSSTNSSGALGVYRAMNNYQQQEEGHSVINFKPCYDNDNYLSQAGHIGSFLSFASDDYSSILDQNQVRGMSNVRLLENINSLQTATSTMEGNLNYGNHESFAWLNSTEATMPPSGIDQELSAEELSMNKRPHTGESMQSLKKQCTTTSKKGKPKPSSTPCASKDPQSIAAKNRRERISERLKTLQDLVPNGSKVDLVTMLEKAISYVKFLQLQVKVLATDELWPVQGGKAPELKQVKDVIDSILASQRDATDSSSK; encoded by the exons ATGGCCCTCGTCAAGGACCAAAGGCCTCATGACCATGCACAAGATGAAAAGGAACTTGCTCATTATCAACAACATATTTCCTCCTGGGGAATGTATGAATTCAATGATGGCGACAAGAGTAGTGGTGGTAATACTAATGCTAGTATAATTACCCGTTCTTCTTCACTTTCTAGTCCAAGTAGCACAAATTCCAGCGGAGCACTTGGCGTGTACCGTGCCATGAATAATTATCAACAGCAAGAAGAAGGTCATTCTGTGATCAATTTCAAGCCCTGCTATGATAATGACAATTATTTGTCACAAGCTGGTCATATCGGATCTTTTCTTAGCTTCGCAAGTGATGACTACtcatcaattctggaccaaaaTCAAGTCAGAGGCATGAGCAATGTCCGGCTCTTAGAAAACATCAACTCCCTTCAAACAGCTACCAGCACTATGGAAGGCAACCTTAATTATGGTAATCATGAGTCATTTGCATGGCTAAACAGTACTGAAGCAACAATGCCCCCTAGTGGCATTGATCAGGAGCTTTCTGCAGAAGAATTAAGCATGAACAAGCGTCCACACACG GGAGAGAGCATGCAGAGTTTGAAGAAGCAGTGCACTACTACAAGCAAGAAAGGCAAACCAAAGCCATCATCAACTCCTTGTGCTTCAAAGGATCCTCAAAGTATTGCTGCCAAG AATCGTAGAGAGCGGATCAGTGAACGGCTCAAGACATTACAAGATCTTGTCCCAAATGGTTCCAAG GTTGATCTGGTTACAATGCTAGAGAAAGCCATCAGTTACGTCAAGTTTCTCCAGTTACAAGTCAAG GTACTGGCAACTGATGAACTATGGCCAGTGCAAGGTGGTAAAGCTCCGGAGCTTAAACAAGTGAAAGATGTCATAGATTCCATACTCGCTTCCCAGAGAGATGCTACTGATTCCAGCTCCAAGTAA
- the LOC108213985 gene encoding pentatricopeptide repeat-containing protein At1g77360, mitochondrial-like, whose product MGRDRKRREGSSSSSSRLDYKKRHRSASLVHNDSPAGKHKVGKRPTFASYLDTPNLPPKVKLLCEIIANTPSLSIEKVLDDTGVRVSQEEVEQVLKLSYGFPGPSVKFFRWAGYQLNDTHSPYSWNLVVDLLGKNSLFEAMWDAIKSMKTEGLLSLATFASVFSSYVIADRVPEAVLTFDVMEQYGCPCDILALNSLISAICREGKVIEARDFLDGVKGQVRLDSDTYAILLEGWEDEKDLNNARRTFGEMVLDIGWDPNNVPAYDSYLSTLLRGPDGIREAFRIFDTMQSRGCCPGIKFLKVALKECVRKGDAKAAELLWEAMVDRNRCEADTEMYNSMIALHCYVNDIDLALGLMDRMVYNGAFPDGQTYNVLLHFLIKLKRLKEASALFLEMTQNECVPTHENCSSAIRVYVDTGDLYTAIKIWKCMIENYDSDLEEAGNMLVVGLRDRKRLPEAVKYAEDMIDRKIKLNSSTLSKLKQGLSKAGKEPVYDQLLRKWKLH is encoded by the coding sequence ATGGGCAGGGACAGAAAACGTAGAGAAGGGTcgtcttcatcatcttcaaggCTCGATTACAAGAAACGACATCGTTCTGCTTCACTTGTACATAATGACTCACCCGCTGGTAAACACAAAGTGGGTAAGCGTCCAACGTTTGCTTCTTATTTAGATACACCCAATTTGCCCCCTAAAGTTAAATTACTATGTGAAATTATTGCAAATACCCCTTCATTAAGTATTGAAAAGGTTCTTGATGATACCGGTGTCAGGGTTTCCCAAGAAGAAGTTGAACAAGTCTTAAAATTGTCTTATGGCTTTCCGGGCCCTTCAGTTAAGTTCTTTAGGTGGGCTGGTTATCAGTTGAATGATACTCATAGCCCTTATTCTTGGAATTTGGTTGTTGATTTGTTGGGTAAGAATTCTTTGTTTGAGGCAATGTGGGATGCAATTAAGTCGATGAAGACAGAAGGGTTGCTTTCGTTGGCTACGTTTGCATCTGTGTTTAGTAGTTATGTGATTGCTGATCGGGTTCCGGAAGCGGTTTTGACTTTTGATGTGATGGAGCAGTATGGGTGTCCGTGTGATATTTTGGCATTAAATTCTCTTATTAGTGCGATTTGTAGGGAAGGTAAAGTGATTGAGGCTAGGGATTTTCTTGATGGTGTTAAGGGGCAGGTAAGGTTGGATTCGGATACATATGCTATTTTGTTAGAGGGGTGGGAGGATGAGAAGGATTTGAATAATGCTAGGAGAACTTTTGGTGAGATGGTGCTGGATATTGGGTGGGATCCTAACAATGTGCCTGCTTATGACTCGTACCTTAGTACTTTGCTTAGGGGGCCTGATGGTATTCGTGAGGCTTTTAGAATTTTTGATACAATGCAGAGTAGGGGATGTTGTCCAGGAATTAAGTTTTTGAAGGTTGCTTTGAAGGAGTGTGTAAGAAAGGGTGATGCTAAAGCTGCTGAGTTGCTCTGGGAGGCAATGGTTGATAGAAATAGGTGCGAGGCGGATACGGAGATGTATAACTCTATGATTGCCTTACATTGTTATGTCAACGATATAGATCTGGCTTTGGGATTGATGGATCGTATGGTTTATAATGGTGCTTTCCCTGACGGTCAAACTTATAATGTTTTATTGCACTTCCTTATTAAGTTAAAACGGCTAAAAGAAGCCTCGGCTTTATTCTTAGAGATGACTCAGAATGAGTGTGTGCCGACCCATGAAAATTGCAGTTCAGCAATCAGGGTTTATGTGGATACTGGTGATCTCTATACCGCTATCAAGATTTGGAAATGTATGATTGAGAATTACGACTCAGATCTGGAGGAAGCAGGAAATATGTTGGTTGTTGGCCTTCGTGATCGCAAGAGGCTCCCTGAAGCCGTAAAGTACGCTGAGGATATGATTGATCGGAAAATCAAGTTGAACTCCTCCACATTGTCAAAGTTAAAGCAGGGTCTCTCTAAAGCAGGAAAGGAACCAGTTTATGATCAACTGTTAAGAAAATGGAAACTTCATTAA